One stretch of Arachis duranensis cultivar V14167 chromosome 1, aradu.V14167.gnm2.J7QH, whole genome shotgun sequence DNA includes these proteins:
- the LOC107461775 gene encoding calmodulin-like protein 7 — translation MVVATLLLLLLFIAAIINIFFNIPTNKISACLQILFPKKTKTNTTAEASSSPSRSSAASALRKEELRKVFSTFDKNGDGFITGQELKESLRNIRMLMTDTEIDDIVVKFDSNGDGLLDFEEFCLLTRELGGEVEQEEEEVNLKEAFDVFDKDKDGLISVEELALVLTSLGLREGKNIQECRDMIRKVDMDGDGMVNFQEFKKMMINNNGGNRFNPSIFS, via the coding sequence ATGGTTGTAGCTACACTCTTGCTATTACTGCTTTTCATTGCAGCCATCATCAACATCTTCTTTAACATACCCACTAACAAGATTTCTGCGTGCCTTCAAATTTTGTTCCCCAAGAAGACCAAAACCAATACTACTGCTGAAGCTTCATCATCACCTTCTAGATCTTCAGCAGCATCTGCGTTGAGGAAAGAGGAGCTTAGGAAGGTGTTTTCGACTTTCGACAAGAACGGGGACGGGTTCATCACAGGGCAGGAGTTGAAGGAGTCACTGAGGAACATCAGAATGTTGATGACGGACACAGAGATTGATGACATTGTTGTCAAGTTTGATTCCAACGGGGACGGGTTGCTTGATTTCGAAGAGTTTTGCTTGCTAACGAGGGAATTGGGAGGTGAAGTTgaacaagaggaagaagaggtgaACTTGAAGGAGGCGTTTGATGTGTTTGACAAAGACAAAGATGGGTTAATATCAGTGGAGGAGCTTGCTTTGGTGCTAACTTCCTTGGGATTAAGGGAAGGGAAGAATATTCAAGAGTGCAGGGACATGATTAGGAAGGTTGATATGGATGGTGATGGCATGGTTAATTTTCAAGAGTTCAAGAAAATGATGATCAATAACAATGGAGGAAACCGTTTCAATCCATCCATCTTTTCATAA
- the LOC107461764 gene encoding uncharacterized protein LOC107461764, which yields MSAIVCGKRSAIFEDLPSASASSSSSSPPVSKRIRCSSSSPVRRHSFLLDHLIAFFPDMDKQLLEKALEECGNDLDSAIRSLNDLRLGGFHDNSIDSAPAVGSHVPIDPTAHLLPQGEPKCEAEVAACEESVPGQDYPLNGAEWVELFVKEMMNASNMDDAKARASRVLEALEKSIFTRVNAETGQSFHQEKLVLKEQMEALIQENIVLKRAICIQHERQKEYEDRNQELQQLKQLVSQYQEQLRTLEVNNYALTMHLKQAEQSSSIPGRFHPDVF from the exons ATGTCTGCCATCGTGTGCGGCAAGAGATCCGCCATATTCGAAGACCTTCCTTCTGCTtctgcctcttcctcttcctcctccccTCCCGTCTCCAAGAGGATCCGCTGCTCCTCCTCTTCCCCCGTTCGCAGGCACTCCTTCCTCCTCGATCATCTCATCGCTTTCTTCCCTGACATGGACAAGCAG CTACTGGAGAAGGCACTCGAAGAATGCGGGAATGATCTCGATTCTGCCATCAGGAGCTTGAACGACCTTCGCCTCGGAGGATTTCACGATAACTCCATTGATTCTGCTCCTGCCGTTGGCTCCCATGTACCGATAGATCCAACTGCTCACCTCCTTCCCCAAG GTGAACCGAAATGTGAGGCAGAAGTTGCAGCTTGTGAGGAATCAGTCCCCGGACAAGATTATCCTTTAAATGGTGCCGAATGGGTGGAGCTTTTTGTTAAAGAAATGATGAATGCCTCAAACATGGATGATGCCAAAGCTCGAGCTTCAAGAGTGCTAGAGGCTTTGGAGAAATCCATTTTCACTCGAGTAAATGCAGAAACAGGGCAGAGCTTTCACCAG GAAAAGTTGGTGCTAAAGGAACAAATGGAGGCCCTTATTCAAGAAAATATAGTTCTAAAGCGAGCAATCTGTATTCAGcatgaacgccagaaagagtaCGAAGACAGGAATCAAGAGTTGCAGCAGTTGAAACAATTAGTATCCCAATACCAGGAACAGCTAAGAACTCTAGAGGTGAACAATTATGCATTGACAATGCATTTAAAGCAAGCAGAACAAAGCAGTTCCATACCTGGGCGTTTCCATCCGGACGTGTTCTAG